From Camelina sativa cultivar DH55 chromosome 5, Cs, whole genome shotgun sequence:
NNNNNNNNNNNNNNNNNNNNNNNNNNNNNNNNNNNNNNNNNNNNNNNNNNNNNNNNNNNNNNNNNNNNNNNNNNNNNNNNNNNNNNNNNNNNNNNNNNNNNNNNNNNNNNNNNNNNNNNNNNNNNNNNNNNNNNNNNNNNNNNNNNNNNNNNNNNNNNNNNNNNNNNNNNNNNNNNNNNNNNNNNNNNNNNNNNNNNNNNNNNNNNNNNNNNNNNNNNNNNNNNNNNNNNNNNNNNNNNNNNNNNNNNNNNNNNNNNNNNNNNNNNNNNNNNNNNNNNNNNNNNNNNNNNNNNNNNNNNNNNNNNNNNNNNNNNNNNNNNNNNNNNNNNNNNNNNNNNNNNNNNNNNNNNNNNNNNNNNNNNNNNNNNNNNNNNNNNNNNNNNNNNNNNNNNNNNNNNNNNNNNNNNNNNNNNNNNNNNNNNNNNNNNNNNNNNNNNNNNNNNNNNNNNNNNNNNNNNNNNNNNNNNNNNNNNNNNNNNNNNNNNNNNNNNNNNNNNNNNNNNNNNNNNNNNNNNNNNNNNNNNNNNNNNNNNNNNNNNNNNNNNNNNNNNNNNNNNNNNNNNNNNNNNNNNNNNNNNNNNNNNNNNNNNNNNNNNNNNNNNNNNNNNNNNNNNNNNNNNNNNNNNNNNNNNNNNNNNNNNNNNNNNNNNNNNNNNNNNNNNNNNNNNNNNNNNNNNNNNNNNNNNNNNNNNNNNNNNNNNNNNNNNNNNNNNNNNNNNNNNNNNNNNNNNNNNNNNNNNNNNNNNNNNNNNNNNNNNNNNNNNNNNNNNNNNNNNNNNNNNNNNNNNNNNNNNNNNNNNNNNNNNNNNNNNNNNNNNNNNNNNNNNNNNNNNNNNNNNNNNNNNNNNNNNNNNNNNNNNNNNNNNNNNNNNNNNNNNNNNNNNNNNNNNNNNNNNNNNNNNNNNNNNNNNNNNNNNNNNNNNNNNNNNNNNNNNNNNNNNNNNNNNNNNNNNNNNNNNNNNNNNNNNNNNNNNNNNNNNNNNNNNNNNNNNNNNNNNNNNNNNNNNNNNNNNNNNNNNNNNNNNNNNNNNNNNNNNNNNNNNNNNNNNNNNNNNNNNNNNNNNNNNNNNNNNNNNNNNNNNNNNNNNNNNNNNNNNNNNNNNNNNNNNNNNNNNNNNNNNNNNNNNNNNNNNNNNNNNNNNNNNNNNNNNNNNNNNNNNNNNNNNNNNNNNNNNNNNNNNNNNNNNNNNNNNNNNNNNNNNNNNNNNNNNNNNNNNNNNNNNNNNNNNNNNNNNNNNNNNNNNNNNNNNNNNNNNNNNNNNNNNNNNNNNNNNNNNNNNNNNNNNGAGGCTTagttcttctgtggcaaaggtaagtgcatgaccatggcttatctaagctagaggattctttaatctgcttgttgtgtgttgttaggcttgttagatcgttgctatggacgttaggaagctttcttgtggcttgggatcaagttttgtggttgtaggaacaaagatctagcgagaagcttcggggaaatcacggtgctcgacgttgtgtcgatcgatgcatatcttgcatcggtcgatgcaagtgcgaggacggtgcgtaaaactctagggttttcgtgttacgtcGNtggtgggggagaattgtaacacccgcgaaccggaatcccagtttagggtgtgcatcgatcgatgcagtggcagcatcggtcgatgctggttcaattctctgcgttttgacttaagtcaNacgtcggtcgatgctaagtcCTGGTTTTTTATtcgttgttgttgattgttgtgtgatggttattgatactctattgcttgtgtgtatagcccagtagatgggaggattgccttactgagtgtttataaaatactcatgcattgcaatatgtgtttgtggtgcaggtaaaggcaaagtgtgagcGTGGAATCccggcaatgaagaggaggatgttctagggactcggtttgatgttgtctggcttgctaggttgctagagtggagtcattagaacattgctaggttgctggttctatgatttctaCTATTTGagtattggatattgttgacgttatgattattggttattaatggaatattattttggatattgattggtATTGgttttccgctgttgtttgtgatggtggttaggtggctagtgggtatgggaccactagttgtagtttatttattattattattattattttattatttattatttaaaaaagaaaaaaggtcggtcgtttcaatatcaatacgtactggtgcattacaagctggtatgtacgattttgttactctctttgggtcagcaaaggaatctggcaattgtatagctagcttttgcaaatgaataatcttttggacctctgcatcacatgctagagtccgaggatcttgccaatttaagaatgtttgattccatgataattCTTTAACTAGCTTgcttgtctctccacccaacataggaaaatcggattctgtaaattgacagtccgcgtaaataaatctcctgtagttggctcaagatacttaataatggtgggagattcatatccaacatatattcccatcctcctttgaggtcccatcttagttctctgtggtggagcaataggtacataaacggcacacccgaatgttttgagatgggatatgtctggctcatgacctgttaatagttgggatggtgaatatttgtgttcactagatggcctgatgcgtatgtAATACagtgtgtccccaagccgacacaggaagcttcgacatcattagtaatggtcgagcaattagttgtattcgtttaatgaaggatccAGCTAATCCATTCTGTGtgtggacatgtgccacaggatgtttcacactcacccccatggacatacagtattcattaaacgcttgggatgtaaattcaccagcattgtctagccgtatagtcttaagtggaaaatctggaaagtctgctcttagtcttataatttgagccaatagcctagcaaatgctaggttccttgtggataGCGAACAAACATACGACCATCTGGTAGATGCATCAATAaggaccataaaatatctaaacgtcccacaaggtgggtgtattggtccacatatgtccctttgtatcctttccagaaaatgcaaAGTTTCCTTAGTtacttttactggtgatggccttacaATAAGTtttccttgtgcacatgctacacatgtgagattcttagggataacttttttttctttaagagtgtgcccatttgaattcataattagcttacgcatcatgttagaacccggatggccaagctggtcatgccatagagtgaattgttcattgaacattttattctttgccaagttagcttctatcatatttATCGTAGCTTGGTAAAGActagtggctagtgcaggtatagtctctaggactcTCTTATGTCCTTGTACGATTTCAGTAATGTATAGgaactctttgtttccttcaccctttgtttcaacatggTAACCATTCAATCGaatgtctttaaagctcaataagcttctcttagagctgggtgaatacaaggcatcacttagttcaagatgtgtgccatttggtaataatatatgagcctggccgtagccctctattaggcttgctatacccgcaattgtactaacattggcatttttcattatgagattaataaaatatctcttatccttcaCGATTGTGTGGGtggatccactatccaccacaagtacacttttgtcctcagccatttcttcCACCATTTGGAGGTTGACTGGATTTGAACCGgaagctaaagacctcggttttACCTTGAGTTGTTTCACGAACCTCGGCTTAGACACGAACAAGAAACCGATCACGAACAGGAACCGACCACGAAAGGATCTCTGAACCAGAAGCTGATCGCTCAACTTGGACGAACAAGAACTTTGTGGGCGgcggtttttagggttttagggtaagGGTTTTTCTCAGCTGGCTTAGGGCTTCGTTTCTCTCAAATCTTATTCACATTAATGAATcgaatgttatatatatatagggatagaaAAACCCTTAATACAAGACCGACTTAGAATAGGAAAAAGGTAATGGGCCATCGGCCATAGGCCTTACACACTTAGACAAAGTAacgggccggttatggaagtccactccaaTTGTTTTACAAcattctcatcattgtattcaaatgtAATAATATCAATCTGAAGAAATGCCAaaaacagttgcgatttttcgtagtaccttttcgtaataaccttttcatattttttttgacagaaaatttcaacagttgcatctctttaaaaagttgcgtctattaaatgtagagttgtgtctcttataaacagttgtgtctattcaaatgttcacatcttaataaatttatatataagtgacttctcatcattgtattcaaattttatttttttatatattttttgacagaaattttttacagttgtgtctattgaatatagagttatttcttttacaaacaattgtatctattcaaatattcgcatctttagaaatctatatataaataacttctcatcattgtatttaaatataataatgataatCTTAAAAAATGCCAACAATAGTTGCAGTTTTTTGTAGTATATtttcgtaatatatatatattttttgacagaaaatttcaacggttacatctctctaaaaagttgtgtctgttaaatgtagagttgtgtctcttacaaacagttgtgtctatccaaatgttcacatctttataaatttatatataagtgatttctcatcattgtattcaatttttttttgttttatatttttgacagaaattttttacagttgcgtctctctaaaaagttacgtctgttgaatatagaattgtgtcttttacaaacaattgtgtctattcaaatgttcacatctttagaaatctatatataaataacttcttatcattgtattcaaattttctttatatttgtattagttaaaagagaatttgtcaGAAATGACGTCTCCTTATTGTGAAAAATTTATTgcagttttatatattttgttaatctttttaatatttaattatattcagtctcTAGGTATACAACCATCTATTCATTGAGGGTTATAATTCTATTGGTATGAATCCAAaccgaaatttttgtttttagctgttaaaaaatgtggttcaagttgattttttagaaaatgagagcatattggctcttatatgtttgtttttttttcacaagtatatatatatatatatatatatatatatatatacttgtctactccatgctttttgattagaaaactaattgtattatagaaacaatatggatttctatttttctatttcaaaaaaaaatatctgattatgaaatatcaagataaaaataaaaataaaatatcacagtttgttctattatattttctacagttgggaatattcagtttattgGGAACTGGAAAACTGGTGATCAACAGAAAGATTGACAGTTGAGATGATTGTCCAATAAACTATCTTGACGACAAAGACTTATCTACAACTAGGCGTATCTATAACTTCATATAGGTTAAgggaatttgtatatttagttctaGTTTGTATAGCCTCTAAACTCTAAtagataagaataaaaaaaatcataatcttttttcaaaaatcaaagatcataTTAAactaaacacatatatataacctAGTTCTGTAGTTTAGAGGCTATATATATCAGCTCTCCCATTCATTTGTAATCAAGTTAGAAAATTATTCCAAGTCATATTTCTTAAAATTCTTTCTCACATACTTTTAATCTTTCTCGGTcattttcttctacaaagtttaTTCTTTTAATTACGATCAACCATATCAATGTATTCGTTTTCTTCCAACCATAGTGACAAATCCTCATTAACTGagtatagtaaaaaaaaaatcaaactaaatagaacaattaacaaatatattacacAAATTTCAGATCAATACAACATGTTTTGGATTCAGGAGAACAAGAAcatattttcaaacaaaaacaaacatttgacATGAGAGACTAAACTTCAATATTGTTCTCTCTTTGGTAAAGTTCCACCatgttcttcttgtttcttttgtgcAGAGTGTAGAAGTAAGATCCTAAAGCCACAACTGTTGCTATCAGAGTACCAATTCTATTCCAACTAAACTCATCATCCATAAAATCGAATGccaacacaacaaacaaagcCACAAGTGGCGCAGTACACATATGAACGACATCACCAAAGACACCCGAAACATAGAGCACCAAACCTACCAGTCCGACCGCCCAAACCTGCCACGACAAAGCCAACCCGATCAAACTCAAAAGGTAATACGTTTCTCCTTTCTTAAACCTCTCGCCGTCGCCTTTCAGTTCTTTAAACTCGCCACTCGCAAACAAACCCACGAGACAAACAACCGAGGCGACAAAAGAGACGCATATTTGCATCTCCAAGACCATTCTAAACACTTTCTTGTTACCATATCTCTTTGTCTTCACCAATAGCTTCTCAAACCCGAGTTGGATCAAACAGAGCGATAACGCGAAAGCAACAGATCCAGAAAAAGTTAACCAAGCTTGGATGTTGTAGAATTCTTCGTTTTCATCAGGCTCTCCTCCAAATTCAGGACTACcgaaaacataaatcaaaatggTGGTGATTATCGATAAGATAATCCATCTGGTAAACTTGAAACGGTTAATAAAGGCTGTAAAAATCGTGGTAAAGATCAACTGAGTCGCGGAAATCAGAGTGAAGATGCCATAGTTTGCGTATAACTTCCCGAGTGCAAACAATTTGCTGTGAGCAGCAACAAGAATACCAAGAACAACGTATAGGACGATGAGACGAAATGAGAGGAAACGAGTATTGTTGGTTTCTTGGTTAGATTTTGGTGAAgggaaaatgaaaaagagagggATAAGGATTGGAAACGCAGCGTTTTGGACCAAAGCTTGCAACCATGTTCCTTTGTATTGTAGATCTTGGTCACTCTCTTCTCGGTTGTCTTGAACGTAGAAGAAGTTCAAGAGAAGCATGACGAGAGAATCTCCGAGCAAGACTAAGAAAAGACATAATAAAACAGAGATCCaccatttcttttgatttagctGCAACGATCTTCTTGGACTCAAGATTTGGTCTGGTTCTGGATTTGCTGATTCTTCTGTTGTTGTCTGTTTGGAAGGTTCGGTTATCTTCTCCATAAGTTTTTTCTTCTGGTCTCAATCTCTGaatgtaagaaaatatataaatttcattctCTATgaactgttatatatatagtagtgtTTACAAATTTTGATAATGATTGAGAGGAAGAAGTGCGCGTTAAACAAACAACATGACTTGTTCCATCTTGGCGGCCATATAAAAACAATATCTCAAAACTTGCACGTAATCAAGTGATCCTTTGCCAGATCAGATTTGGTACTTTGAAAATGACTTCTCTCACTTTTGGACATAATAGACACATTTTGTACTTTCTACCATGCTATTACCGGAAACCTATAAATTGTTaattcaaagtttcaaacacAATGcgcgaatttttttttataaattgatttgCAATACGATTCGATTTGAATATAGTTAATCGAACTTAATATTAGAATACTTTTGATtacttataatttatatttacataatcGCGAATCATGCACGAAGCTTAgttattttattgaaatgtgTAGAGTTACGTGTATACTATATACTAAATCGAAAGCACTTTGAATGTTGAACGTCGTCGTCCTAACAAAATTTTCCACAAAAGTTAATTAGTTTATTAAGTACTAGGATTTAacgacaatatttttaatttttataatttaaaatttatattatatttatttgttattttattattgttttattaattttaaaaatataaaatttttcaggtatttgatataagtattcaaagtataggattttgtagtgttttcaagattttaatccgtgtggtatatgtatggtctagtaatacattttatctcctggtacacatctaaaagtgttaaaaaaaaaaaattccacttAACTTCCTATATGGGATTATTGtcaacccgtctcaccaaaatcaaaataaagggggtattggttcatgattttaagaaaattttaatgactttaaaattGAGGATTCTAAGtgattgtttagaaagttttttaaaatcttgctgatttgtttttcctaatcttaTAAAGTCTCTCCTAAAATTTCGTAAAatctttctcaaaaaatattgcACAATATTCTTTTGATTCAACGTTtctgtggaaaaaaaaaatatcttgctTATCTCATCTTTAATAAAATCATCTTTGGCAAAGTCATATATCTTTTATTCATCAACGCCTTTTGACGTAATTGATCTCCAAGTTACATGTACAACTAGACTTGCTCATCTTCTTTCTATGTATTAAAGTATTCTATCTTTGGTTGAATAATTGGTAACATATTGCAATTACGagtgtttgattttaaaaggttAGGATGTCTTTTTTGTTTAGATGATGACTAACGATAGTAACTACCTCGCTGTGTCACTCGTGTCCTAGGTTAGCTAAGCATATATGTAAATCCTTTTTTTCGCCAGGGTTTCAATTCGATTATGTGTTTGATCATCCCGTGTTCTTATATTGAATTATACTTTGGTTTTGTGTtcatgtattattatatattctttatgtTATCTATATTATGTACGTTGGTTCATGTATTCTTACTCTTGAGTTGAGTATGAGCCACAATATTTTCTTCTGCATCTCGGTTTAGCTTGAAGCAATCCGTGAACACGAAAGTAGAATGTGTCTTGTCAGCTATCACAAGAAGCAACATTGGTTTTGCTACTGTTTCGAGTGAGATACAGCCATGAGCATCCAAATACTGCAGATTTGATGGAAGCACTGGAAAAGAAATGAACTTTTGACAATGCTTCTTCtcccattctttttttttccggtgACCGGAGTCGTaactctgtctttttttttttgctgggtATATATATGAGGTTGGGAATTTACGACGTGATTGTaaatcctctctctcttctttctttatctctctttcttctcaaaaAGTCATGAACTATGATTCacaaatctttctatttgatgagagtgtttacatgactttttttatgaagaaaagaatatagaatcctaaaccaataacataatagttgaagtcattaacaatccaagattcttttgttttatttgaataacataaaacttttaatgacttgaTAAAACTcctaatccaataacactagatttatgaagattttagataactttttacaaatccacaactaataacaccaaattttaaaagacttttaaaaagtcttgattgaataacaacatattttacataactttttaagtcattaaaattctctttaaatcctaaaccaataacccccctAAGTTTTTGCgtaagaaaaataatcaacataagtttttttatcaagtttaattatgttaattgttttaccaaattagcatatttttatagtttataattttttcatgtaaatatatataatttatgataattaatagaattttaatttttttggtaattcctcaaaatataaaaaataaaccaaattatatggagggttttcaacatatttaatgtgatattttataattggattttcggtttaggaaatttattaatgttaatataattatggagattgtaaacttttgttatggaaaatctgttgtatatcatttaaatttgagagattctagtgttgtacccacgatctaccatctcgggcaataggcaAGAGGGCCTAAGTCAGGCTTGCCTAATGGGCCGAGGAGGTGTTattgatcggcccatcaggcccggagaaaggaaggGAGCACGGAGACGTTCCGTGCTCGacagctcgcagctcgggcccggtcaaagattcccgcatttaAGAGGGTTAATTAGGCTGCGCGGATCGCGCACTATTAATTCCGTATTAATTGAGTAGTAAAtgggtcggtataaatatgtaagggggagGTCATTTGTAAAGGNNNNNNNNNNNNNNNNNNNNNNNNNNNNNNNNNNNNNNNNNNNNNNNNNNNNNNNNNNNNNNNNNNNNNNNNNNNNNNNNNNNNNNNNNNNNNNNNNNNNNNNNNNNNNNNNNNNNNNNNNNNNNNNNNNNNNNNNNNNNNNNNNNNNNNNNNNNNNNNNNNNNNNNNNNNNNNNNNNNNNNNNNNNNNNNNNNNNNNNNNNNNNNNNNNNNNNNNNNNNNNNNNNNNNNNNNNNNNNNNNNNNNNNNNNNNNNNNNNNNNNNNNNNNNNNNNNNNNNNNNNNNNNNNNNNNNNNNNNNNNNNNNNNNNNNNNNNNNNNNNNNNNNNNNNNNNNNNNNNNNNNNNNNNNNNNNNNNNNNNNNNNNNNNNNNNNNNNNNNNNNNNNNNNNNNNNNNNNNNNNNNNNNNNNNNNNNNNNNNNNNNNNNNNNNNNNNNNNNNNNNNNNNNNNNNNNNNNNNNNNNNNNNNNNNNNNNNNNNNNNNNNNNNNNNNNNNNNNNNNNNNNNNNNNNNNNNNNNNNNNNNNNNNNNNNNNNNNNNNNNNNNNNNNNNNNNNNNNNNNNNNNNNNNNNNNNNNNNNNNNNNNNNNNNNNNNNNNNNNNNNNNNNNNNNNNNNNNNNNNNNNNNNNNNNNNNNNNNNNNNNNNNNNNNNNNNNNNNNNNNNNNNNNNNNNNNNNNNNNNNNNNNNNNNNNNNNNNNNNNNNNNNNNNNNNNNNNNNNNNNNNNNNNNNNNNNNNNNNNNNNNNNNNNNNNNNNNNNNNNNNNNNNNNNNNNNNNNNNNNNNNNNNNNNNNNNNNNNNNNNNNNNNNNNNNNNNNNNNNNNNNNNNNNNNNNNNNNNNNNNNNNNNNNNNNNNNNNNNNNNNNNNNNNNNNNNNNNNNNNNNNNNNNNNNNNNNNNNNNNNNNNNNNNNNNNNNNNNNNNNNNNNNNNNNNNNNNNNNNNNNNNNNNNNNNNNNNNNNNNNNNNNNNNNNNNNNNNNNNNNNNNNNNNNNNNNNNNNNNNNNNNNNNNNNNNNNNNNNNNNNNNNNNNNNNNNNNNNNNNNNNNNNNNNNNNNNNNNNNNNNNNNNNNNNNNNNNNNNNNNNNNNNNNNNNNNNNNNNNNNNNNNNNNNNNNNNNNNNNNNNNNNNNNNNNNNNNNNNNNNNNNNNNNNNNNNNNNNNNNNNNNNNNNNNNNNNNNNNNNNNNNNNNNNNNNNNNNNNNNNNNNNNNNNNNNNNNNNNNNNNNNNNNNNNNNNNNNNNNNNNNNNNNNNNNNNNNNNNNNNNNNNNNNNNNNNNNNNNNNNNNNNNNNNNNNNNNNNNNNNNNNNNNNNNNNNNNNNNNNNNNNNNNNNNNNNNNNNNNNNNNNNNNNNNNNNNNNNNNNNNNNNNNNNNNNNNNNNNNNNNNNNNNNNNNNNNNNNNNNNNNNNNNNNNNNNNNNNNNNNNNNNNNNNNNNNNNNNNNNNNNNNNNNNNNNNNNNNNNNNNNNNNNNNNNNNNNNNNNNNNNNNNNNNNNNNNNNNNNNNNNNNNNNNNNNNNNNNNNNNNNNNNNNNNNNNNNNNNNNNNNNNNNNNNNNNNNNNNNNNNNNNNNNNNNNNNNNNNNNNNNNNNNNNNNNNNNNNNNNNNNNNNNNNNNNNNNNNNNNNNNNNNNNNNNNNNNNNNNNNNNNNNNNNNNNNNNNNNNNNNNNNNNNNNNNNNNNNNNNNNNNNNNNNNNNNNNNNNNNNNNNNNNNNNNNNNNNNNNNNNNNNNNNNNNNNNNNNNNNNNNNNNNNNNNNNNNNNNNNNNNNNNNNNNNNNNNNNNNNNNNNNNNNNNNNNNNNNNNNNNNNNNNNNNNNNNNNNNNNNNNNNNNNNNNNNNNNNNNNNNNNNNNNNNNNNNNNNNNNNNNNNNNNNNNNNNNNNNNNNNNNNNNNNNNNNNNNNNNNNNNNNNNNNNNNNNNNNNNNNNNNNNNNNNNNNNNNNNNNNNNNNNNNNNNNNNNNNNNNNNNNNNNNNNNNNNNNNNNNNNNNNNNNNNNNNNNNNNNNNNNNNNNNNNNNNNNNNNNNNNNNNNNNNNNNNNNNNNNNNNNNNNNNNNNNNNNNNNNNNNNNNNNNNNNNNNNNNNNNNNNNNNNNNNNNNNNNNNNNNNNNNNNNNNNNNNNNNNNNNNNNNNNNNNNNNNNNNNNNNNNNNNNNNNNNNNNNNNNNNNNNNNNNNNNNNNNNNNNNNNNNNNNNNNNNNNNNNNNNNNNNNNNNNNNNNNNNNNNNNNNNNNNNNNNNNNNNNNNNNNNNNNNNNNNNNNNNNNNNNNNNNNNNNNNNNNNNNNNNNNNNNNNNNNNNNNNNNNNNNNNNNNNNNNNNNNNNNNNNNNNNNNNNNNNNN
This genomic window contains:
- the LOC104787474 gene encoding probable purine permease 18, producing MEKITEPSKQTTTEESANPEPDQILSPRRSLQLNQKKWWISVLLCLFLVLLGDSLVMLLLNFFYVQDNREESDQDLQYKGTWLQALVQNAAFPILIPLFFIFPSPKSNQETNNTRFLSFRLIVLYVVLGILVAAHSKLFALGKLYANYGIFTLISATQLIFTTIFTAFINRFKFTRWIILSIITTILIYVFGSPEFGGEPDENEEFYNIQAWLTFSGSVAFALSLCLIQLGFEKLLVKTKRYGNKKVFRMVLEMQICVSFVASVVCLVGLFASGEFKELKGDGERFKKGETYYLLSLIGLALSWQVWAVGLVGLVLYVSGVFGDVVHMCTAPLVALFVVLAFDFMDDEFSWNRIGTLIATVVALGSYFYTLHKRNKKNMVELYQRENNIEV